DNA sequence from the Shewanella piezotolerans WP3 genome:
GATGCGGTTGATAACGCCTATATGCATGACAGCATAGTCGCTATGAGGCGCGGCATCGAGTCGGGTGATTCAATGCTGCGGGTTCATAATAGCAGTCAATTATTCACGCCGCTGGTACTACAGATGGTCGCGGTAGGCGAAGAGACAGGTCAAATAGATCAGTTACTTAATGACGCGGCAGATTTTTATGAAGGTGAAGTCGATTATGACCTTAAGAATTTAACTGCAAAGCTTGAGCCGATACTGATTGGCTTCGTAGCCTGTATTGTATTGGTACTTGCATTAGGCATTTACCTGCCGATGTGGGATATGCTCAATGTTGTAAAGGGCAGCAACTAATGAAGACTGCGAGTAGTACAGGTGCTTAGTCAACAAAAGGCTGATAATGAGCTATTAACGCTTTTGGGCAAGATTTTTGCGTTAATTATACTATTGTTAGTATTATCTTATTTAGCGTTTGGTTATTTTGTGAGCATACAACAAGTAGGCCAACAAAATATTCAGGTTGTTCACAATCGACTACTAAATACCTTAGGTGTTATTCGCTCGCAATGGTTGATTAGAGGTAAGCCCTCATCGCTTAAATTGGACTGGCGCAGTGAGCCTGAGGGTGAAGTTGAGGCAACCGGTTTCGTGGCTATGACTGAGGGCGGCTGGCCTATACCTAATGAAGCAAGTGTTGCGGGTTGTCGAGAATTGATTGACGAGTTGTTGGGAGCTGGTTATTCGCAACAAATTGTCACTCGATTCAATTCGAGTTCAGGAGTGTGCCGTTATATTGGCGAGTCAGGCGGAAGTATTAGCTATCAAACGGGCTCTGGGCGAGTCATATTTTTGACGCGATGATAGTGAATAGTGAAATTATCTATTTTCTATTTTTAACAAACTGATAGAATAAGCATATAACAAAACGGGGATTTAAAATGATTAGACAGTACCAGAAGGGTTTCTCCCTTATCGAATTAGTGATTGTGATTGTAATTTTGGGTCTGCTGGCAGCAACAGCAATCCCACGTTTTTTGAATGTAACTGAAGAAGCTGAAGATGCCAGTGTTGATGGCGTGTCAGGTGGTTTGGCGACTGCAGTGAGCTTTGTGCGTTCACAGTGGGAAGTTGATGGACGTCGTAATGATAGCGTAGTACTCGACGGTGCTCGTATTGAGTTAGACACTAGTTTCGGTTTTCCTACAGGAACGGCTGGTAACAATAATGCGACAAACATGAATGTTGCACGTTGTAGCGAAGTGTTCAATAACGTATTGCAAAACGCTCCTCGTAATGTGCAGCTGACTCAAGATGCTAGAGGAATGCGCTATACCGTGAGTGTTGAAGATGGCGAAGGCGGTACTGTTATCGATTTGGACGGTAATGATGTTTCTGGTGTCGATCTTTGTGTTTATCATTTAGTTGAATCTTTACAGCTAGACGATTCAACAGGTGTACCGACTGGTTCTCCAGATAAAGATACTAATGGCGCAAAGGGCGTTACGTATAACCCTGGCAACGGTCAGGTTCAAAGCTTTATCAACTAATTTTTTGTAGCTGATGCGTGGTTTAGATTAAGAGCTTCCATCAGCTG
Encoded proteins:
- a CDS encoding type II secretion system protein; translated protein: MIRQYQKGFSLIELVIVIVILGLLAATAIPRFLNVTEEAEDASVDGVSGGLATAVSFVRSQWEVDGRRNDSVVLDGARIELDTSFGFPTGTAGNNNATNMNVARCSEVFNNVLQNAPRNVQLTQDARGMRYTVSVEDGEGGTVIDLDGNDVSGVDLCVYHLVESLQLDDSTGVPTGSPDKDTNGAKGVTYNPGNGQVQSFIN